One region of Zingiber officinale cultivar Zhangliang chromosome 7B, Zo_v1.1, whole genome shotgun sequence genomic DNA includes:
- the LOC122006025 gene encoding 3-oxo-Delta(4,5)-steroid 5-beta-reductase-like — MSWWWAGAIGAARKKLDEDSASSLGVKYESVALVIGATGIVGSSLVDILPLSDTPGGPWKVYAISRRPPNPALLPASEADDAARPVHYVQCDVLDPEDASAKLSPLTDVTHIFYVAWANRTVEAENCAVNATMLRNVLAAVALSVPDLRHVCLQTGRKHYIGPLETLGKVPVHEPPFSEDLPRLPIPNFYYDLEDVLFDELSKREGGVTWSIHRPSIIFGFSPISLMNLIGTLCVYAAICRKEGTPLRWPGSQITWDGFSDASDADLIAEQQIWAAVDPYARNEAFNCSNGDVFKWKHLWAALAEQFGVEAVGYQEDTERFTLEEAMRGKEALWADIVAEHDLVPTKLDEVGIWWLADAVLGLPMENLDSMNKSKEHGFFGFRNTVTSFNSWIGKMRAFKIVP; from the coding sequence ATGAGTTGGTGGTGGGCAGGCGCCATCGGCGCCGCGAGGAAGAAGCTGGACGAAGACTCCGCCTCCTCCCTCGGCGTCAAGTACGAGAGCGTCGCCCTCGTCATCGGCGCCACCGGAATCGTCGGTTCCTCCCTCGTCGACATCCTCCCGCTGTCCGACACCCCCGGCGGCCCTTGGAAGGTCTACGCTATCTCCCGCCGTCCCCCCAATCCTGCTCTCCTCCCAGCCTCGGAAGCCGACGACGCCGCCCGGCCCGTACACTACGTCCAGTGCGATGTCCTCGACCCCGAAGACGCCTCCGCTAAGCTCTCCCCGCTCACCGATGTGACTCACATCTTCTACGTCGCCTGGGCCAATCGCACCGTCGAGGCCGAGAACTGCGCCGTCAACGCGACGATGCTCCGTAACGTCCTTGCCGCCGTTGCCCTCTCCGTCCCCGACCTCCGTCACGTTTGTCTGCAGACGGGGCGCAAGCACTACATCGGCCCCTTGGAAACCCTAGGCAAAGTCCCCGTTCATGAGCCGCCGTTCAGCGAGGACCTCCCTCGTCTCCCCATCCCCAATTTCTACTACGACCTGGAAGACGTCCTGTTCGACGAATTGTCCAAGAGGGAGGGCGGCGTGACCTGGTCGATCCACCGGCCCTCCATCATCTTCGGCTTCTCCCCCATCAGCCTCATGAACCTAATCGGCACTCTGTGCGTCTACGCGGCGATATGCCGGAAGGAAGGGACGCCGCTGCGGTGGCCGGGAAGCCAGATCACATGGGACGGGTTCAGTGACGCGTCGGACGCGGATCTGATCGCGGAGCAGCAGATCTGGGCGGCCGTCGACCCGTACGCGAGGAACGAGGCGTTCAACTGCAGCAACGGGGACGTGTTCAAGTGGAAGCATCTGTGGGCGGCGCTGGCGGAGCAGTTCGGGGTGGAGGCGGTGGGGTACCAGGAGGACACGGAGCGGTTCACGCTGGAGGAGGCGATGAGGGGCAAGGAGGCACTGTGGGCGGACATCGTGGCAGAGCACGATCTGGTGCCGACGAAGCTGGACGAGGTGGGTATCTGGTGGTTAGCCGACGCGGTGCTAGGCCTCCCGATGGAGAACCTCGACAGCATgaacaagagcaaggagcacggcTTCTTTGGTTTCCGCAACACCGTCACTTCTTTCAATTCTTGGATCGGGAAGATGAGGGCCTTCAAGATCGTCCCCTGA